The proteins below come from a single Drosophila miranda strain MSH22 chromosome Y unlocalized genomic scaffold, D.miranda_PacBio2.1 Contig_Y1_pilon, whole genome shotgun sequence genomic window:
- the LOC117190008 gene encoding uncharacterized protein LOC117190008, with protein MEKLKLRTKYLRYNRSDIYNKNIDADKEDKQQRSTGRHNKRNANIALYTGRLCCPPVPCCWLARFLVLACSVGKKVGDGERLWFGRPSYICQVEMAHPIKWHWSGHPKMHCPVCWHWHRKVMPTVREILE; from the exons ATGGAAAAACTAAAACTACGGACAAAATATCTACGATACAACAGGAgtgacatctacaacaaaaacattgatgcagacaag gaggacaaacaacaacggagcaccggccggcataacaaacgcaatgcgaacattgcgctgtataccggccggctctgttgtccccctgtaccTTGTTGTTGGCTGGCTAGATTtttggtgttggcgtgcaGCGTGGGCAAAAAAGTTGGagatggcgagcggctctggttCGGCCGCCCAAGCTACATCTGTCAGGTGGAGATGGCGCATCCAATcaagtggcactggtccggccacccgaaGATGCATTGTCCGGtgtgttggcattggcatcgaaAAGTGATGCCAACGGTCCgtgaaattttagaatag